In Quercus robur chromosome 11, dhQueRobu3.1, whole genome shotgun sequence, the following proteins share a genomic window:
- the LOC126705782 gene encoding 2-hydroxyisoflavanone dehydratase-like isoform X2, with product MASTTNELTHDFPPFFKVFKDGRIERYSFPISNHHIPTGLDPNTGIQSKDVVISPETGLSARIFIPKINGPDQKLPLFIHYHGGGFCFGSPFDTTAQKYFTSLISQANMIVVAVDYRLAPEHPLPIAYDDSLAALQWIATHSNNQGPEPWLNEYADFGRVFLAGESAGANISHYVAVRAGAAGLAGLKIVGVLIVHPFFGGKECDEMYKFMCPTSSGCDDDPKLNPAVDPDLSRLGCAKVLVCVAEKDWLKDRGVAYYETLGKSGWGGSVEFFETKGEDHCFHLMNADSENSKVLLKKLVDFIIVE from the exons ATGGCTTCAACCACCAATGAGCTAACCCATGATTTCCCACCATTCTTCAAAGTATTCAAAGATGGCCGCATAGAGAGGTACTCTTTTCCCATTTCCAATCATCATATCCCCACTGGGCTTGACCCAAATACTGGGATCCAATCCAAAGACGTGGTCATCTCGCCCGAAACCGGTTTATCAGCCCGAATCTTCATCCCCAAAATCAACGGCCCAGATCAAAAGTTACCACTATTCATCCACTACCATGGTGGTGGCTTCTGCTTTGGATCACCGTTCGATACAACTGCTCAAAAATATTTCACATCATTGATTTCCCAAGCCAATATGATTGTTGTTGCCGTTGATTATAGGCTAGCCCCAGAGCACCCACTACCGATTGCATATGATGATTCATTGGCCGCGTTGCAGTGGATTGCTACTCACTCTAATAACCAAGGACCCGAACCGTGGCTAAACGAGTACGCAGATTTCGGGCGGGTTTTCTTGGCGGGTGAGAGTGCTGGAGCTAATATATCCCACTACGTGGCAGTCCGAGCTGGCGCCGCGGGATTGGCTGGGTTGAAGATTGTTGGGGTGCTTATAGTGCACCCTTTCTTTGGGGGCAAAGAGTGTGATGAGATGTACAAGTTTATGTGTCCTACAAGTTCCGGGTGTGATGATGACCCGAAATTGAACCCGGCAGTGGATCCGGATTTGTCTAGGTTGGGGTGTGCTAAGGTTCTTGTGTGCGTGGCAGAGAAGGATTGGTTGAAAGATAGAGGGGTGGCTTATTATGAGACTTTGGGTAAGAGTGGGTGGGGTGGTAGTGTGGAATTCTTTGAGACTAAAGGAGAAGACCATTGCTTTCATTTGATGAATGCTGATAGTGAAAACTCTAAG GTCTTGTTGAAGAAgttagttgattttattatagTGGAATAG
- the LOC126705782 gene encoding 2-hydroxyisoflavanone dehydratase-like isoform X1, with translation MASTTNELTHDFPPFFKVFKDGRIERYSFPISNHHIPTGLDPNTGIQSKDVVISPETGLSARIFIPKINGPDQKLPLFIHYHGGGFCFGSPFDTTAQKYFTSLISQANMIVVAVDYRLAPEHPLPIAYDDSLAALQWIATHSNNQGPEPWLNEYADFGRVFLAGESAGANISHYVAVRAGAAGLAGLKIVGVLIVHPFFGGKECDEMYKFMCPTSSGCDDDPKLNPAVDPDLSRLGCAKVLVCVAEKDWLKDRGVAYYETLGKSGWGGSVEFFETKGEDHCFHLMNADSENSKVLLKKLVDFIIVE, from the coding sequence ATGGCTTCAACCACCAATGAGCTAACCCATGATTTCCCACCATTCTTCAAAGTATTCAAAGATGGCCGCATAGAGAGGTACTCTTTTCCCATTTCCAATCATCATATCCCCACTGGGCTTGACCCAAATACTGGGATCCAATCCAAAGACGTGGTCATCTCGCCCGAAACCGGTTTATCAGCCCGAATCTTCATCCCCAAAATCAACGGCCCAGATCAAAAGTTACCACTATTCATCCACTACCATGGTGGTGGCTTCTGCTTTGGATCACCGTTCGATACAACTGCTCAAAAATATTTCACATCATTGATTTCCCAAGCCAATATGATTGTTGTTGCCGTTGATTATAGGCTAGCCCCAGAGCACCCACTACCGATTGCATATGATGATTCATTGGCCGCGTTGCAGTGGATTGCTACTCACTCTAATAACCAAGGACCCGAACCGTGGCTAAACGAGTACGCAGATTTCGGGCGGGTTTTCTTGGCGGGTGAGAGTGCTGGAGCTAATATATCCCACTACGTGGCAGTCCGAGCTGGCGCCGCGGGATTGGCTGGGTTGAAGATTGTTGGGGTGCTTATAGTGCACCCTTTCTTTGGGGGCAAAGAGTGTGATGAGATGTACAAGTTTATGTGTCCTACAAGTTCCGGGTGTGATGATGACCCGAAATTGAACCCGGCAGTGGATCCGGATTTGTCTAGGTTGGGGTGTGCTAAGGTTCTTGTGTGCGTGGCAGAGAAGGATTGGTTGAAAGATAGAGGGGTGGCTTATTATGAGACTTTGGGTAAGAGTGGGTGGGGTGGTAGTGTGGAATTCTTTGAGACTAAAGGAGAAGACCATTGCTTTCATTTGATGAATGCTGATAGTGAAAACTCTAAGGTCTTGTTGAAGAAgttagttgattttattatagTGGAATAG
- the LOC126705781 gene encoding probable carboxylesterase 5 — protein MASSTNELTHDFPPFFKVFKDGHVERYPFPIPNHHVPAELDPNTGIQSKDVVISPETGLSARIFIPNINGPDQKLPLVIYYHGGGFIAGSPFDAVAKKFITSLISQANMIVVAVDYRLAPEHPLPIAYDDSLAALQWIATHSNNQGPEPWLNEYADFGRVFLAGESAGANISHYVAVRAGATGLAGLKIVGVLIVHPFFGGKECDEMYKFMCPTSSGCDDDPKLNPAVDPDLSRMGCAKVLVCVAEKDWLKDRGVAYYETLGKSGWGGSVEFFETKGEDHAFHMANADSENSKVLLKKFVDFIIGD, from the coding sequence ATGGCTTCAAGCACTAATGAGCTAACCCATGATTTCCCACCATTCTTCAAAGTATTCAAAGATGGCCACGTAGAGAGGTACCCTTTTCCCATTCCCAATCACCATGTCCCCGCTGAGCTTGATCCAAATACTGGGATCCAATCCAAAGACGTGGTCATCTCTCCCGAAACCGGTTTATCAGCCCGAATCTTCATCCCCAATATCAACGGCCCTGATCAAAAGTTACCACTAGTCATCTACTACCATGGTGGTGGCTTCATCGCTGGATCACCGTTCGATGCAGttgctaaaaaatttatcacatcATTGATTTCCCAAGCCAATATGATTGTTGTTGCCGTTGATTATAGGCTAGCCCCAGAGCACCCACTACCGATTGCATATGATGATTCATTGGCCGCGTTGCAGTGGATTGCTACTCACTCTAATAACCAAGGACCCGAACCGTGGCTAAACGAGTACGCGGATTTCGGGCGGGTTTTCTTGGCGGGTGAGAGTGCTGGAGCTAATATATCCCACTACGTGGCAGTCCGAGCTGGCGCCACGGGATTGGCTGGGTTGAAGATTGTTGGGGTGCTTATAGTGCACCCTTTCTTTGGGGGCAAAGAGTGTGATGAGATGTACAAGTTTATGTGTCCTACAAGTTCCGGGTGTGATGATGACCCGAAATTGAACCCGGCAGTGGATCCGGATTTGTCTAGGATGGGGTGCGCTAAGGTTCTTGTGTGCGTGGCAGAGAAGGATTGGTTAAAAGATAGAGGGGTGGCATACTATGAGACTTTGGGTAAGAGTGGGTGGGGTGGTAGCGTGGAATTCTTTGAGACTAAAGGAGAGGACCATGCCTTTCATATGGCGAATGCTGATAGTGAAAACTCTAAGGTCTTGTTGAAAAAGtttgttgattttattataGGGGACTAG